In the genome of Phlebotomus papatasi isolate M1 chromosome 2, Ppap_2.1, whole genome shotgun sequence, one region contains:
- the LOC129800407 gene encoding activating signal cointegrator 1 complex subunit 1: MDVLSPELLWVDNRCYRVNSTLYSEENPPSRKQGGYIEADLESEDEETMDYEIESTGTDTFRTTFHVPAAFHGSIIGQKGAVRKRLEMETKSLINVPERGSKAPIVVTGRKEGDVIAARKKIEDIVASSRRRNDITHFLSIPCNSEEIKTAFGRFKEALFSGPPIEGLTEDMMQVPEKLHLTLTTMVLMDDQERKLAKNILHDEEDNIKAILAEFGGKAEVQIEGLDSMTDDPQATKVLYAKVQSEALQRIADHFECVYGKLRLGKEQKRSSVKLHMTVISSRFADFEAEKAGNHKKTQPFNATKIFEDFKDFAFGKVPLTEVHLSQRGTYDDRGYYKATSVLHL; this comes from the exons ATGGATGTCTTGTCTCCGGAACTTTTGTGGGTAGATAATCGTTGCTATCGCGTTAATTCCACTCTGTATTCCGAAGAAAATCCCCCAAGTCGCAAACAGGGAGGTTATATTGAAGCTG ATCTTGAAAGTGAAGACGAGGAGACAATGGATTACGAAATAGAAAGTACTGGAACCGATACCTTCCGGACGACTTTTCATGTCCCAGCTGCCTTTCATGGCTCCATTATCGGTCAGAAGGGGGCAGTAAGGAAGCGCCTGGAGATGGAAACTAAATCATTGATCAATGTGCCAGAGAGAGGATCAAAGGCACCAATTGTGGTGACAGGTCGGAAAGAGGGGGACGTGATTGCGGCCAGGAAGAAGATTGAAGACATTGTTGCATCATCTCGCAGAAGGAATGACATTACGCACTTCTTATCCATTCCCTGCAACAGTGAGGAGATCAAGACAGCTTTTGGGCGATTCAAGGAAGCCCTATTCTCAGGACCTCCAATTGAGGGTCTCACTGAGGATATGATGCAGGTCCCTGAGAAACTCCATCTGACACTCACTACAATGGTCCTGATGGACGATCAGGAGCGCAAACTGGCCAAGAATATTCTGCATGACGAAGAGGACAACATAAAAGCCATCCTGGCGGAATTTGGTGGCAAAGCTGAGGTTCAGATTGAGGGATTAGACTCAATGACAGATGATCCTCAAGCAACAAAAGTACTCTACGCGAAAGTCCAGTCTGAAGCTCTCCAGAGGATTGCTGATCACTTTGAGTGTGTCTATGGAAAGCTGAGACTGGGAAAGGAACAAAAGCGAAGCAGTGTGAAGCTTCACATGACGGTAATCTCCTCGAGATTTGCAGACTTTGAAGCAGAAAAGGCAGGGAATCACAAAAAGACCCAGCCATTCAATGCCACGAAAATATTTGAGGACTTCAAGGATTTTGCTTTTGGGAAGGTTCCTCTGACCGAAGTACACCTCTCTCAGAGGGGAACCTACGATGACAGGGGATACTACAAAGCTACCAGTGTTCTCCATCTGTAG
- the LOC129800418 gene encoding enhancer of yellow 2 transcription factor: MTLTRATDQVTILTGDRARLKDLLRLRLIECGWTDQLRLMCREVVKAEDGKVNVDQLVQQVTPKARSMIPDTVKKELLQKIKTLITEQEEN; this comes from the exons ATGACCCTCACAAGAGCCACAGACCAAGTCACAATCCTCACAGGAGACCGCGCTAG GTTAAAAGATCTCCTGCGTCTTCGGCTGATTGAATGCGGCTGGACAGATCAACTGAGACTGATGTGTCGGGAAGTTGTAAAGGCAGAAGATGGGAAAGTCAATGTGGACCAGCTAGTGCAGCAAGTCACACCAAAGGCTCGCTCAATGATCCCGGATACGGTGAAAAAGGAACTGCTGCAGAAGATTAAGACACTGATAACGGAGCAGGAGGAAAACTAA